From a region of the Hugenholtzia roseola DSM 9546 genome:
- a CDS encoding TonB-dependent receptor plug domain-containing protein: MFLLWGLSAIAVLSAQDQQNSNLYQFSLEDFSNPTQSQKSVTVASNLLQSSEKQPASVTTISRQWLHTSGARTLSEALMLFVPGFFLVEDQDDVIAGFRGLAPDNNSKVLLLINGQSLNTEFFWGPADAILNSANFDYIERIEVIRGAGSVTLGQGALLGVINIITRQGNDLNNQQSLAQGSMNIGVGQNTFLHGSADVQVNTHELKSYFYLSTNRYEGQTLRREGWTVAQNNQGYAGGQVADIGLRLKRAENVTMVGVLSYKDFTLNALHTNQTRDLYNFFRDRNVFNQSLTAITGSYRKNLTARLLLQADLSYQKDLFALYSVVGTAMGGTREDRFGGKILLTANEWIAKNKIAIGAEVKRFEMGKANAQNNNFIANVIGTFDPITANDSLTMGFRKDIHLISLFAENLYSPNDKLDLFAALRYDNHPFWGNNLSPRVGAIYSPKEKWQLRLSYQAGFRGAVGLHYTGGYRLDGFLRAENYNRVETAAIGGAGQDGLQMERNIPTTLPERMHNIEAALSYQISSSFQFNTVLFFNRISNVIDVGVIYRDPNQMPLTAIGTDVAGDWNGFWFFKNTPGAFNQIGAESTLSYQNKAQNLSLRLSQAWVRVLGATQAQRELAQNQNSMYLAANESGELHFKAYPENIIRAHLHYKPMKKLGFALHALWYSRWYSPIGSVSEGGLLFNAGLNWEISTRLTWTLNVKNLLNMQSLYPMNSNAGGPDVSPGTPAWEGRTLWANLRLLF, encoded by the coding sequence TTGTTTCTCCTTTGGGGTTTGAGTGCTATCGCTGTGCTTTCCGCCCAAGACCAACAAAATTCAAACCTATATCAATTTTCATTAGAAGATTTTTCAAATCCTACCCAAAGTCAAAAAAGCGTAACTGTGGCTTCGAATCTGCTGCAAAGTTCGGAAAAACAACCAGCTTCCGTAACCACAATTTCGCGCCAATGGCTGCACACTTCGGGCGCACGTACCCTTTCCGAAGCCCTGATGCTCTTTGTACCCGGTTTTTTTCTGGTAGAAGACCAAGATGATGTCATTGCTGGCTTTCGCGGATTAGCTCCCGACAACAATTCGAAGGTGCTGCTGCTCATCAACGGACAAAGCCTCAACACTGAATTTTTTTGGGGTCCTGCCGATGCCATTCTCAATTCCGCCAACTTCGACTACATCGAGCGCATTGAAGTCATCAGAGGGGCTGGTTCGGTTACTTTGGGGCAGGGTGCGCTTTTGGGCGTTATCAATATCATTACTCGACAGGGCAATGATTTAAACAACCAACAAAGTTTGGCGCAGGGCAGCATGAATATTGGCGTTGGGCAAAATACTTTCCTGCATGGCAGTGCTGATGTGCAGGTAAATACGCACGAGCTAAAAAGTTATTTCTATCTTTCCACAAACCGTTATGAAGGACAAACGCTTAGGCGCGAGGGCTGGACAGTTGCACAAAACAATCAAGGCTATGCAGGTGGGCAGGTCGCCGATATTGGCTTGCGCCTAAAAAGGGCGGAAAATGTTACAATGGTTGGGGTTTTGAGCTATAAAGATTTCACACTCAACGCTTTACATACCAATCAAACCCGCGATTTATACAATTTCTTTCGCGATAGAAATGTCTTCAATCAGAGTCTAACCGCCATTACAGGTTCGTATAGAAAAAACCTAACCGCACGCCTGCTGCTTCAAGCCGACCTTTCCTACCAAAAAGACCTATTTGCGCTCTATTCCGTCGTCGGTACTGCTATGGGCGGCACGCGCGAAGACCGTTTTGGAGGTAAAATTTTGCTTACCGCAAATGAATGGATTGCCAAAAACAAAATCGCGATAGGGGCAGAGGTCAAACGCTTTGAGATGGGAAAAGCCAATGCGCAAAACAATAACTTTATCGCCAACGTCATCGGCACTTTCGACCCTATCACCGCCAACGATTCCCTTACGATGGGCTTTCGTAAGGATATTCACCTGATAAGCCTCTTTGCAGAAAATCTGTACAGTCCCAACGATAAGCTCGACCTTTTTGCTGCCCTGCGTTACGACAATCACCCCTTTTGGGGCAACAACCTTTCGCCGCGTGTCGGTGCTATTTATAGCCCAAAAGAAAAATGGCAACTGCGCCTTTCCTATCAGGCTGGTTTTAGGGGAGCAGTGGGGCTGCATTACACAGGTGGCTACCGCTTAGATGGCTTCTTGCGTGCCGAAAACTACAATCGTGTGGAAACGGCTGCCATTGGCGGAGCAGGGCAAGATGGCTTGCAGATGGAGCGCAACATTCCTACCACTTTGCCCGAACGCATGCACAACATAGAAGCGGCTCTTTCTTATCAAATTTCGTCTTCTTTTCAGTTTAATACCGTACTCTTTTTCAACCGCATCTCAAACGTAATTGATGTAGGGGTCATTTATCGCGACCCTAATCAGATGCCACTAACCGCTATCGGAACAGATGTCGCAGGCGATTGGAATGGCTTTTGGTTTTTCAAAAATACACCAGGTGCCTTCAATCAGATAGGGGCAGAAAGCACCCTTTCTTACCAAAATAAGGCGCAAAATTTGAGCCTACGCCTCTCGCAGGCTTGGGTGCGCGTGTTGGGTGCTACACAGGCACAGCGCGAATTGGCACAGAACCAAAACAGTATGTATTTAGCTGCAAATGAAAGTGGAGAATTACATTTCAAAGCCTATCCCGAAAATATCATACGCGCTCACCTGCACTATAAGCCAATGAAAAAGTTGGGTTTTGCCCTTCATGCCCTCTGGTATAGCCGCTGGTACTCGCCCATAGGCAGTGTGTCGGAAGGTGGTCTATTGTTCAATGCAGGTTTGAATTGGGAAATCTCCACACGATTGACTTGGACGCTAAATGTTAAAAATCTGCTCAATATGCAATCGCTCTACCCAATGAATAGCAATGCAGGAGGTCCCGATGTTTCGCCCGGTACGCCTGCTTGGGAAGGCAGAACCTTATGGGCAAATCTAAGGCTTTTGTTCTAA
- a CDS encoding PKD domain-containing protein: protein MVGLIDFLSRFSGEKKNQKQHKKIWDKQIGSSLTQAQKRLFLFCLAIFSVLMPKVEAQTLPNPDIVRVPNKLMVKIKRNALGSSADHSPETLAKSVGFLQTLEKGAGVALERIDNKYAQMTAANYASLSPEKRKLAQEIALYNLYEITLSSEQDLDRALQNYAAQSWVEYAEPIYTHQLMLSPPPPFIPNDPSIGSQWHLNRCQVYDAWGLHQGDTSVVVGIIDTGIKYDHIDLDGAMKYNHAERYGVLGVDDDGNGFVDDSLGYNFGDMNPNSFEVHNHGTAVAGMAACETNNGVGIAAVGNKVRLMPLRVMNVLGQIVNTYDAILYGAENGCTVLNLSLGRPNLGFQWEQDIITYVTLVKNVSVVAAAGNTTAEWDFYPASYKYALSVVHTNSADQRHSPGTFSTNIDLMAPGRQVFTTRFTGAYVSATGSSFASPMAAGAVALVRSAFPELNAMQANMLVRATTDNTYGIAANAAFVEKLGTGRLNVFKALSLRNTAKSIRVDEIYPQTAQAGYIFSGDTVTLHADFINYLNPTTNAAVTVSTNSPFLTFLDDTFSLGAMAEMQLKGTQTPNLPFRFVVAADAPNDLTVKLRFEFTDVGGYTDYQYLPIRINSGFINVDFNRISLTVSGNSRQGHYDLYNSQGMGINFNGQKVLNEGGLIVALNPTQVSNNVLTNLPTIIKDEDFKMLESPHLTAQEPFYTEAQTLYTDTVGAAPPVGIAVKQIVRGKTNTPHHQYVIVEYEIENLTGSLQDSMLVGLYLDWDIQNKSNNLADWDNTRGMGYVYQAGGLHAGVKMLENTPRTYFALDLTNVGGSNINVTDGFLRSEKFSTLSQRVGRTQAGFSVSGNDVAHVVGTVLFNFLPNEKRTVRFALAISNTLAQVRNFIDGATIAENPQTSLSPTPEVDSTFCGNPPYTIAPNGGTNFRFYRHDNTETPVHIGTTYNLPDSELGELYYITCVDSTLEGGYKAARFYAGTGTNVAIVSASLFNKTDSSAMNFYGLSANAVSWTWSFGDGFGSSQQNPSHAYAQAGTYTVTLTVVDAIGCSATTSKVVTVIDRPAPPTLQRLYTACWQQPILLTQPSLNILRLYDKNNPSILLQESDSLWIDDPLLTQVLVTQVVNGYESLPMEVRITRSLLNPEFDAIPQYDTILFSDVVFIDRTESRNFITLREWNFGDGSPLAYGSQVYHEYAQEGDYEVTLRVRDNLGCVSVLKRVYKVGRKSPTPIFPLLSYKCKGEPFTIAPTNGIIFRFYRNPNDTEPFHIGRNYAIPMPTEGRFTVWVSNMDNRIESDKVKIEVVFRQAVANFAVEREVNLDENRPLQFRDESQLARQWFWEFGDGNTATERNPAHTYAAQGIYTVRLTMTDVDGCVGIAEKVVTAFRRSPMPTLADRTICRGDSIRLTPQGGTNFRFYDSEFSSTPIHQGRFYDLGWIFEEKTLFVTNIDSMIESPAKRIRIQFSKPKSDFQMSRDTINRFYRDTLVLENRSERALNWYWFFGDGRMSQEENPRLTYEAAGEYQIDLITQDLLGCTDTLSRHITVLDTPIISAVEDGKYAILIYPNPTRDILQVYIDSEKAQETYIVFTDQTGKEIILTSKELVKGKQYTFDLGLLAAGIYHLQIRLPDAIIHRKILKL from the coding sequence ATGGTTGGTCTTATAGATTTTCTTTCGCGCTTTTCGGGCGAAAAGAAAAATCAAAAACAACACAAAAAAATATGGGACAAACAAATTGGCTCTTCCCTGACGCAGGCACAAAAAAGATTGTTTCTTTTCTGTCTTGCTATTTTTTCGGTTTTGATGCCAAAAGTAGAAGCGCAGACCCTTCCCAACCCCGATATTGTGCGCGTGCCAAACAAACTCATGGTCAAGATAAAGAGAAATGCCTTAGGGAGCAGTGCCGACCATTCGCCTGAAACGCTTGCCAAATCTGTGGGCTTTTTGCAGACCCTTGAAAAGGGGGCAGGTGTGGCTTTGGAGCGCATCGACAACAAGTATGCCCAGATGACGGCAGCCAATTATGCGAGCCTTTCGCCAGAAAAACGAAAATTGGCGCAAGAAATTGCGTTATACAATCTCTATGAAATTACACTTTCCTCCGAGCAAGATTTAGACCGCGCCCTGCAAAACTATGCCGCCCAAAGTTGGGTAGAATACGCCGAACCGATTTATACGCACCAACTTATGCTTTCGCCGCCGCCACCTTTCATACCCAACGACCCTTCTATCGGCAGCCAATGGCATCTGAATCGCTGCCAAGTCTATGACGCTTGGGGGCTACATCAGGGCGACACAAGCGTTGTAGTGGGAATTATTGATACAGGCATCAAATACGACCACATAGATTTAGATGGTGCTATGAAGTACAATCACGCCGAGCGATATGGCGTTTTGGGCGTAGATGATGATGGCAATGGTTTTGTAGATGATTCTTTGGGCTATAATTTTGGCGATATGAACCCCAATTCCTTCGAAGTTCACAATCATGGCACTGCCGTAGCAGGCATGGCGGCTTGTGAAACCAATAACGGCGTAGGAATTGCTGCGGTAGGAAATAAAGTACGCCTGATGCCTTTGCGCGTTATGAACGTTTTGGGTCAGATTGTCAATACTTATGATGCCATTTTGTATGGAGCTGAAAATGGCTGTACCGTCTTAAATCTATCTTTGGGCAGACCTAATTTGGGCTTTCAATGGGAGCAGGATATTATCACCTATGTAACGTTGGTAAAAAATGTTTCCGTAGTAGCAGCAGCAGGCAATACGACCGCAGAATGGGATTTCTACCCCGCTTCCTACAAATACGCTCTTTCTGTGGTGCATACCAATTCTGCCGACCAAAGGCATAGTCCCGGCACGTTTAGCACCAATATAGACCTTATGGCACCGGGTAGGCAGGTCTTCACGACGCGCTTTACAGGTGCTTACGTGAGCGCAACAGGCTCTTCCTTTGCTTCGCCCATGGCGGCAGGCGCAGTCGCGCTGGTGCGCTCGGCTTTCCCCGAACTAAACGCCATGCAAGCCAATATGCTCGTCCGCGCCACTACCGACAACACTTATGGCATTGCGGCAAATGCAGCCTTTGTGGAAAAATTAGGCACAGGCAGGCTCAATGTTTTCAAAGCATTGTCTTTGCGGAATACCGCCAAAAGTATCCGCGTAGATGAGATTTACCCCCAAACCGCACAGGCAGGTTATATTTTTTCGGGCGATACCGTAACGCTGCACGCCGATTTTATCAATTATCTCAATCCTACCACCAACGCCGCCGTAACGGTTTCTACCAATTCCCCTTTCCTTACTTTTTTAGATGATACCTTTTCTTTGGGTGCAATGGCAGAAATGCAACTCAAAGGGACACAAACGCCAAATTTGCCCTTCCGATTTGTAGTAGCCGCTGACGCGCCCAATGACTTAACGGTCAAGTTGCGCTTCGAATTTACAGACGTAGGGGGTTATACCGATTATCAATACCTCCCCATTCGCATCAATTCGGGCTTTATCAATGTGGATTTTAATAGAATCAGCCTCACTGTAAGCGGAAATAGCCGACAAGGGCATTACGACCTCTACAATTCACAAGGCATGGGCATCAATTTCAACGGACAAAAGGTATTGAACGAAGGCGGCTTAATCGTCGCTCTGAATCCTACCCAAGTTTCGAACAATGTCCTGACAAATCTGCCTACTATCATCAAAGATGAGGACTTTAAGATGCTCGAATCGCCCCACCTGACGGCGCAAGAGCCTTTTTATACCGAAGCGCAGACCCTCTATACCGATACCGTAGGCGCAGCTCCGCCTGTGGGAATTGCAGTAAAACAAATAGTGAGAGGTAAAACCAATACGCCTCATCATCAATACGTTATCGTAGAATATGAAATTGAAAATCTGACGGGTAGCCTGCAAGATTCGATGTTAGTAGGTCTGTACTTAGATTGGGACATTCAAAACAAAAGCAATAATTTAGCCGACTGGGACAACACACGTGGCATGGGCTATGTCTATCAGGCAGGGGGCTTGCATGCAGGAGTCAAGATGTTGGAAAACACGCCACGCACTTACTTTGCCCTCGACCTAACCAATGTCGGCGGCAGCAACATAAATGTAACAGACGGCTTTTTGCGCTCCGAAAAATTCTCGACCCTTTCACAGCGGGTAGGACGCACACAGGCAGGTTTTTCGGTTAGTGGCAACGATGTTGCGCATGTAGTTGGGACGGTACTTTTCAATTTCCTACCCAATGAAAAAAGGACAGTGCGCTTTGCCCTTGCCATTTCGAATACCTTAGCGCAGGTTAGAAATTTCATCGACGGCGCAACGATAGCAGAAAATCCACAAACCTCTCTTAGCCCTACCCCCGAAGTAGATAGCACCTTTTGCGGCAATCCTCCTTATACGATTGCGCCTAATGGGGGTACAAATTTTAGGTTTTATAGGCACGACAATACCGAAACACCTGTTCATATCGGAACGACCTACAATCTGCCTGATAGCGAACTGGGCGAACTCTATTACATCACTTGTGTAGATTCTACCTTAGAAGGAGGCTATAAAGCGGCGCGTTTTTATGCAGGAACAGGCACGAATGTCGCCATTGTGTCGGCTTCTCTCTTTAATAAGACCGATTCGAGTGCGATGAATTTTTATGGATTAAGTGCCAATGCCGTATCTTGGACTTGGTCTTTTGGCGATGGATTTGGCTCTTCCCAACAAAACCCTTCCCATGCCTACGCGCAGGCAGGCACTTACACCGTAACGCTTACAGTGGTAGATGCCATAGGCTGCTCGGCTACTACTTCAAAAGTGGTTACGGTAATAGACCGTCCCGCACCGCCTACCTTACAGAGGCTCTATACTGCTTGTTGGCAACAGCCCATTTTGCTCACACAGCCTTCGCTCAATATTTTGAGGCTTTATGATAAAAACAACCCTTCTATTCTTTTGCAGGAGTCGGATTCGCTTTGGATAGATGACCCACTGCTGACGCAGGTACTGGTTACACAAGTTGTAAATGGTTATGAAAGTTTGCCTATGGAAGTTCGCATCACGCGCTCTTTGCTAAACCCTGAATTTGATGCCATTCCACAATACGATACCATTTTGTTTTCTGATGTCGTCTTTATAGACCGCACCGAAAGCCGCAATTTCATTACCCTAAGAGAGTGGAATTTTGGCGATGGCTCACCTTTGGCGTATGGCTCACAGGTCTATCACGAATATGCACAGGAAGGCGACTATGAAGTTACGCTTCGCGTGCGCGACAATTTGGGTTGTGTTTCTGTTCTCAAACGTGTCTATAAAGTAGGTAGGAAAAGCCCCACGCCTATTTTTCCGCTTCTTTCCTACAAATGCAAAGGCGAGCCTTTTACGATTGCACCTACCAACGGCATCATTTTCAGATTTTACCGAAACCCAAATGATACAGAGCCTTTTCATATCGGTAGGAATTATGCTATTCCTATGCCTACCGAAGGCAGATTTACCGTTTGGGTGAGCAATATGGACAATAGAATAGAAAGCGATAAGGTCAAAATTGAAGTGGTCTTCCGCCAAGCAGTGGCAAATTTTGCAGTAGAGCGCGAAGTAAATTTAGATGAAAACCGTCCCTTACAATTTCGCGACGAAAGCCAATTAGCGCGTCAGTGGTTTTGGGAATTTGGTGATGGCAATACCGCCACCGAGCGAAATCCTGCCCATACCTACGCTGCACAAGGCATTTATACCGTCCGCCTGACCATGACCGACGTAGATGGTTGTGTTGGGATAGCTGAAAAAGTAGTTACGGCTTTTCGCCGCTCGCCCATGCCGACATTGGCTGATAGAACCATTTGTAGGGGCGATTCTATTCGCCTAACGCCGCAGGGTGGTACAAATTTCCGTTTCTATGACTCCGAATTTAGCAGCACTCCCATTCACCAAGGGCGTTTTTATGATTTGGGTTGGATTTTCGAAGAAAAAACCCTTTTCGTAACTAATATCGACTCTATGATAGAAAGTCCTGCCAAAAGGATACGTATTCAATTTTCCAAACCTAAGAGCGACTTTCAAATGAGTCGCGATACCATCAATCGCTTTTATAGAGATACCTTAGTCTTAGAAAATCGCAGTGAAAGGGCTTTGAATTGGTATTGGTTCTTTGGCGATGGCAGAATGAGCCAAGAGGAAAATCCACGCCTTACCTATGAAGCCGCAGGCGAGTATCAAATCGACCTCATTACACAAGACCTGCTCGGCTGCACCGATACGCTTTCGCGCCATATCACCGTCTTGGATACGCCTATCATCAGTGCTGTGGAAGATGGTAAGTATGCCATCTTGATTTACCCAAATCCTACGCGCGACATTTTGCAGGTGTATATCGATAGCGAAAAAGCGCAAGAAACTTACATTGTCTTCACAGACCAAACGGGCAAGGAAATTATACTTACCTCAAAAGAATTGGTCAAGGGCAAACAATACACTTTCGACTTAGGACTTTTGGCGGCAGGTATTTATCACCTACAAATACGCCTGCCCGATGCTATCATTCATAGGAAGATTCTCAAATTGTAG
- a CDS encoding PP2C family protein-serine/threonine phosphatase: MLQEITNLKLRRRELERNALIETIRSINNNAPEEALFRLYHLTLRSNMSISKFVLFVKDQTWKVRAWHQSGEQQANYQGAELPESVLAVREPIACAALDLDLPFNDFSYLLPVRHKTEVLAYLFIGRILTDHLDQEELNVSLDYIEALTNIIVVAVENKKLARKQKEQDAINQQLKIAQEVQTLLLPKTLPHTDQISIQASYQPHHNLGGDYYDYIRIDENRFLVCVADVSGKGVPAAILMSNFQAGLRTLARQTDDLKKIVLELNSLIIENSGGENFITAFFFIYDKKNHTATYINAGHNAPLLFRSQTEVHSLQEGTTILGIFKDLPFLTLATLEEMDEFLLFCFTDGFTETSNEDGQEFGEESLITYITRYYHLNQEKLHEKLFSYLNSFRGNNGFADDITLLSCRVSFKENRAKTQQG, encoded by the coding sequence ATGCTTCAAGAGATAACAAACCTCAAACTCCGCCGCCGCGAATTAGAACGCAATGCGCTGATAGAAACTATCCGTTCTATCAACAACAATGCCCCCGAAGAGGCACTCTTTCGCCTTTACCACCTAACTCTGCGCTCGAATATGAGCATCTCGAAGTTTGTCTTATTTGTAAAAGACCAAACTTGGAAAGTGCGTGCGTGGCATCAAAGCGGAGAGCAGCAGGCTAATTATCAGGGGGCGGAACTACCTGAAAGCGTATTGGCGGTACGTGAGCCTATTGCCTGTGCCGCGTTGGATTTAGACCTTCCTTTTAACGATTTTTCTTACTTACTGCCTGTGCGCCACAAAACAGAAGTGTTGGCGTATCTTTTTATAGGTAGAATCCTGACCGACCATTTAGACCAAGAGGAACTCAACGTAAGTTTAGACTATATCGAGGCACTGACCAATATTATCGTCGTGGCGGTAGAAAACAAAAAGTTGGCACGTAAGCAAAAGGAGCAAGATGCCATCAACCAACAGCTCAAAATTGCACAAGAGGTACAGACTTTATTGCTACCCAAGACTTTGCCCCATACCGACCAAATTTCTATCCAAGCCAGCTATCAGCCACACCACAATTTGGGAGGCGACTATTACGACTATATCCGCATAGACGAAAATCGTTTTTTGGTCTGTGTGGCAGATGTATCGGGCAAGGGCGTGCCTGCGGCTATTTTGATGTCGAACTTTCAGGCAGGTTTGCGCACTTTGGCGCGTCAGACTGATGATTTGAAAAAAATTGTCCTTGAACTCAATAGCCTGATTATAGAAAATTCGGGGGGTGAAAATTTTATCACCGCTTTTTTCTTTATCTATGACAAAAAGAACCATACCGCCACTTACATCAATGCAGGACACAACGCGCCCTTATTATTTCGTAGCCAAACCGAAGTGCATAGCCTGCAAGAGGGAACTACCATTCTGGGTATTTTCAAAGACCTGCCCTTTCTAACTTTGGCGACCTTAGAAGAGATGGACGAATTTTTACTCTTTTGTTTTACCGACGGCTTTACCGAAACCTCCAACGAAGACGGGCAGGAATTTGGCGAAGAATCGCTCATTACCTACATCACGCGCTACTACCACCTCAATCAAGAAAAGTTGCACGAAAAGCTCTTTTCCTATCTCAATTCCTTTCGGGGAAACAATGGTTTTGCCGACGATATTACCCTGCTCTCCTGTCGAGTTTCGTTCAAAGAAAATCGCGCCAAAACACAACAAGGCTAA
- a CDS encoding HesB/IscA family protein: MISISNKALDKLQELRNQEGHSLQHHVRVAVKGGGCSGLMYDLSFDDQILASDEVFEDQGVKILVDKKSLLYLIGTTLEFSDGLNGKGFQFINPNASRTCGCGESFAV, from the coding sequence ATGATTAGCATTTCAAATAAAGCCCTTGATAAGTTGCAGGAACTTCGCAACCAAGAGGGACACTCCCTACAACATCATGTCCGCGTAGCGGTAAAAGGTGGTGGCTGTTCGGGATTGATGTATGATTTGAGCTTCGACGACCAAATTTTAGCTTCCGACGAAGTCTTTGAAGACCAAGGTGTTAAGATTTTGGTAGATAAAAAAAGTCTGCTCTATCTTATCGGCACGACGCTCGAATTTAGCGACGGCTTAAATGGAAAAGGCTTTCAATTCATCAACCCAAACGCCTCGCGCACCTGTGGCTGTGGCGAAAGTTTTGCAGTTTAG
- a CDS encoding OmpA family protein, which translates to MMRKGTVYLYLSFLLACFLGVGTAKAQNSPDEEKEGDMYKNWVSPERHRLSPAINTLLYDEYAPSISKDGKTLYFQSNKEGKGWNSYQLYVAKMDKNGKWLDPEPIKAINEKAGGKIVAGPWISYDDLTLFFCGELEDTKGGMDIYMATRESVEAEFGEPVSVGDAINTGDHESFPSISADGMFLYFSRKKASSEEGQEEAAATETEDDKKGAKGKNCYQFFVSKRNVDGSWGAPTEITSPFTDDCSMAFRVMADNETAYYSSLKTGAKRQAAVKGIRADARDFDLFMTRLQEGGAAWDEPMAADFANHLSAEGFVSICPNDAPNAVMYFNADMNASHEVFWTLVPPAFAPKKVMRACGNVEDSVTGDPVAVTLKFENLTRPNLGYEKNNDPETGEFETMITEGNKYKVTINHPDYLPYEFEWDFTSQESLTNICKRVRLIPKGVDVVVKIVDLLTEEPVDAQLTVQSADNTSIGNVEKKGTGEYQARLEPKVVYDLTAKASGYFDEMDTLDLTKANYGDKVTKYIRMLDETAIAFDNINFATARWDLNAKAKEELEKVYKFLTDYPKLRIRIEAHTDFRGGDAYNLRLSQNRAKSAMDYLIGKGIPASRLESEGYGEGRPTVPNEIDGKQNQANMAINRRVEFKVVK; encoded by the coding sequence ATGATGAGAAAGGGAACAGTTTATCTCTACTTGAGCTTTCTGCTCGCCTGCTTCTTAGGAGTAGGTACTGCAAAGGCGCAAAACAGCCCCGACGAAGAGAAGGAAGGCGATATGTACAAAAACTGGGTCAGCCCAGAACGCCACCGCCTCAGCCCTGCTATCAACACGTTGCTCTATGATGAGTACGCGCCAAGTATCAGCAAAGACGGCAAAACTCTCTACTTCCAATCCAACAAGGAAGGAAAAGGCTGGAATAGCTACCAACTCTATGTAGCAAAAATGGACAAGAATGGCAAGTGGCTTGACCCTGAGCCTATCAAAGCCATCAACGAAAAAGCAGGCGGCAAAATCGTGGCAGGTCCTTGGATTAGCTACGACGACCTAACCCTCTTCTTCTGTGGCGAATTAGAAGACACCAAAGGTGGCATGGACATCTACATGGCTACACGCGAAAGCGTAGAGGCTGAATTTGGAGAGCCTGTTAGTGTAGGCGATGCCATCAACACAGGCGACCACGAGAGCTTCCCTTCTATCTCTGCCGACGGTATGTTCCTTTACTTCTCACGCAAAAAAGCAAGCAGTGAAGAAGGACAAGAGGAGGCTGCCGCTACTGAAACTGAAGACGACAAAAAAGGCGCGAAAGGCAAAAATTGCTACCAATTTTTCGTTTCTAAGCGCAACGTAGATGGCTCTTGGGGCGCACCTACTGAAATTACTTCGCCTTTCACCGACGATTGCAGCATGGCTTTCCGCGTAATGGCTGACAACGAAACCGCTTACTATTCTTCTTTGAAGACAGGTGCTAAAAGACAAGCTGCCGTAAAAGGTATCCGCGCTGACGCACGCGATTTCGACCTCTTCATGACGCGCCTACAAGAAGGCGGTGCTGCTTGGGACGAGCCAATGGCTGCCGACTTTGCAAACCACCTTTCTGCCGAAGGTTTCGTTTCTATCTGCCCTAACGACGCTCCTAACGCCGTTATGTACTTCAATGCAGACATGAACGCTTCACACGAAGTTTTCTGGACGCTCGTACCTCCTGCTTTCGCACCTAAGAAAGTAATGCGTGCCTGTGGAAACGTAGAAGACTCTGTAACTGGCGACCCCGTAGCCGTAACGCTCAAATTTGAAAACTTGACGCGCCCTAACTTGGGTTACGAAAAAAATAACGACCCTGAAACAGGTGAGTTTGAAACCATGATTACCGAAGGCAACAAGTACAAGGTTACTATCAATCACCCTGATTACTTGCCTTACGAATTTGAGTGGGACTTCACCTCACAAGAGTCTTTGACTAACATCTGTAAGCGTGTTCGTTTGATTCCTAAGGGAGTAGATGTAGTTGTCAAGATTGTCGACCTGCTTACAGAAGAGCCTGTTGATGCACAACTTACGGTTCAAAGTGCAGACAACACCAGCATCGGCAACGTAGAGAAAAAAGGTACAGGCGAATACCAAGCCCGTTTAGAGCCTAAAGTTGTCTATGACCTTACTGCAAAAGCAAGCGGTTATTTCGACGAAATGGACACTTTGGACTTGACAAAAGCAAACTACGGCGACAAAGTTACCAAGTATATCCGCATGCTGGACGAAACTGCTATCGCTTTCGACAACATCAACTTCGCTACTGCACGTTGGGATTTGAACGCCAAAGCAAAAGAAGAACTTGAAAAAGTCTATAAGTTCTTAACCGACTATCCTAAGTTGCGTATCCGTATCGAAGCACACACCGACTTCCGCGGTGGCGACGCATACAACTTGCGCCTCTCTCAAAATCGTGCGAAGTCTGCCATGGACTACCTTATCGGAAAAGGTATCCCTGCAAGCCGTTTAGAGTCTGAAGGTTACGGCGAAGGTCGTCCTACTGTACCTAACGAAATTGATGGCAAGCAAAACCAAGCAAACATGGCTATCAACCGTCGTGTAGAGTTTAAAGTAGTAAAATAA